A stretch of Nonomuraea africana DNA encodes these proteins:
- a CDS encoding SGNH/GDSL hydrolase family protein, with the protein MIRHVLAAVVLVSGSGSVAGASSLEPLPGVMAALGDSISAGFNACGWYVSCTSRSWSAGDNAQVRSHYVRLAERGPALRGHNRNFAVPGSTSADLMGQVDKAVAAKAAYVTILLGAQDACVRTEAAMTPVPVFRRRVEAALGRLRAELPEVRVFVASIPDLRRLWQVGKDNAIARTFWGLGRICQAMLANPTSTKRADVQRRARVRDRVRDFNREWARACAAFGPRCRTDGGAVFSYPYTLAQVSKWDFFHPSSDGQRILAEITFRNGFDWSDDTL; encoded by the coding sequence ATGATCCGTCACGTGCTCGCCGCTGTCGTGCTGGTCTCCGGGTCGGGTTCGGTGGCGGGGGCGTCCTCGCTGGAGCCGCTGCCGGGGGTGATGGCGGCGTTGGGCGACTCGATCAGTGCGGGGTTCAACGCCTGCGGCTGGTACGTCTCGTGCACGTCGCGTTCGTGGTCGGCGGGCGACAACGCGCAGGTGCGCAGCCATTACGTGCGGCTGGCCGAGCGGGGTCCCGCGTTGCGGGGTCACAACCGCAACTTCGCCGTGCCCGGTTCGACGAGCGCCGATCTGATGGGGCAGGTGGACAAGGCGGTCGCGGCGAAGGCGGCGTATGTGACGATCCTGCTGGGCGCGCAGGACGCGTGCGTGCGCACGGAGGCGGCGATGACGCCGGTGCCGGTGTTCAGGCGGCGGGTGGAGGCGGCGCTCGGCAGGTTGCGGGCGGAGCTGCCGGAGGTGCGGGTGTTCGTGGCGAGCATTCCCGACCTGCGCAGGTTGTGGCAGGTGGGCAAGGACAACGCGATCGCGCGGACGTTCTGGGGGCTGGGGCGGATCTGTCAGGCGATGCTGGCGAATCCGACCTCGACGAAGCGGGCCGACGTGCAGCGGCGGGCGCGGGTGCGGGATCGGGTGCGCGACTTCAACAGGGAGTGGGCGCGGGCGTGTGCGGCGTTCGGGCCGCGCTGCCGTACCGACGGGGGTGCGGTGTTCTCCTACCCGTACACGCTGGCGCAGGTGAGCAAGTGGGACTTCTTCCATCCCAGCAGCGACGGGCAGCGGATTCTGGCCGAGATCACGTTCAGGAATGGGTTCGACTGGTCGGACGACACACTCTGA
- a CDS encoding isochorismate synthase: MSVALGITRPLPVRTIPIGDPGDLLSRLPSTAPYAWIRNGEGLAGWGEAAKVTVPPGPGRFAWARQWLNSVLADAHTSDEHTTDEHGHRRGPVAFGTFTFDENSPGSTLVVPQTVLTRRHGQAWLTTIGRPTLGQEITPITYPGRISYGDGSLTAPAWEGIVARASQRIRDGELEKVVLARDLTATAEHPIDIRLLLTRLATRYPDCYTFSVAGLVGATPELLIRREGQQIESLVLAGTTTRGVNPADDVARGAALFASAKDRHEHECAIASVRHALTPLSATLSVPDEPELLVLPNLQHLASHVTGTLDDGASVLDVVAAMHPTAAVGGTPTDTAIKLIRELEGMDRSGYAGPVGWIDAYGDGEWGIALRSGIVDGRRARLFAGCGIMGDSDPAAELAEAQTKFRVMQYALEG; this comes from the coding sequence GTGAGTGTCGCGCTCGGAATAACCCGCCCTCTGCCGGTTCGCACCATCCCGATCGGTGACCCCGGCGACCTGCTCTCCCGCCTGCCGTCCACCGCCCCCTACGCGTGGATCAGGAACGGCGAGGGCCTCGCCGGATGGGGGGAGGCCGCCAAAGTCACCGTGCCACCGGGCCCCGGCCGCTTCGCCTGGGCCCGCCAGTGGCTCAACTCCGTCCTCGCCGACGCCCACACCAGCGATGAGCACACCACCGACGAGCACGGCCACCGCCGCGGACCCGTCGCCTTCGGCACCTTCACCTTCGACGAGAACTCCCCCGGCTCCACCCTCGTCGTCCCCCAGACCGTCCTGACCCGCCGCCACGGACAGGCCTGGCTCACCACCATCGGCCGGCCCACCCTCGGCCAGGAGATCACCCCGATCACCTACCCAGGCCGCATCAGCTACGGCGACGGCAGCCTCACCGCGCCCGCCTGGGAAGGCATCGTCGCCCGCGCCTCCCAGCGCATCCGCGACGGCGAACTCGAGAAGGTCGTGCTCGCCCGCGACCTGACCGCCACCGCCGAGCACCCCATCGACATCCGCCTCCTGCTCACCCGCCTGGCCACCCGCTATCCCGACTGCTACACCTTCTCCGTCGCCGGCCTGGTCGGCGCCACCCCCGAACTCCTCATCCGCCGCGAAGGACAGCAGATCGAGTCACTCGTCCTGGCCGGCACCACCACCCGCGGCGTCAACCCCGCCGACGACGTCGCCCGCGGCGCCGCCCTGTTCGCCTCCGCCAAGGACCGGCACGAACACGAGTGCGCCATCGCCTCCGTCCGCCACGCGCTCACCCCCCTGTCGGCCACCCTCAGCGTGCCCGACGAACCCGAACTCCTCGTCCTGCCCAACCTCCAGCACCTGGCCAGCCACGTCACCGGCACCCTCGACGACGGCGCCTCCGTCCTCGACGTCGTCGCCGCCATGCACCCCACCGCCGCCGTCGGCGGCACCCCCACCGACACCGCGATCAAGCTCATCCGCGAACTCGAGGGCATGGACCGCTCCGGCTACGCCGGACCCGTCGGCTGGATCGACGCCTACGGCGACGGCGAATGGGGCATCGCGCTGCGCTCCGGCATCGTCGACGGCCGCCGCGCCAGGCTGTTCGCCGGCTGCGGCATCATGGGCGACTCCGACCCCGCCGCCGAACTGGCCGAAGCCCAGACCAAGTTCCGCGTCATGCAGTACGCCCTGGAAGGCTAG
- a CDS encoding YigZ family protein translates to MALPYLTLKTRTEHETEVKRSRFICAMAPVRSAEEAAEFIAERRALHPGATHNCTAYVVGQRLQKGDDDGEPGGTAGTPMVQALVGRGFNDVVAVVTRYFGGVLLGAGGLVRAYGSAVTETLDRVEPVRMVPARLVRVSVGHELAGRLENDLRVSAYPVREVAYGDKVSFSVAVGQDEVAAFTEWVATLTAGRAVVGLGAEIHAPEG, encoded by the coding sequence GTGGCCCTCCCGTACCTCACCCTCAAAACCCGCACCGAGCACGAAACCGAGGTCAAGCGGTCACGGTTCATCTGCGCCATGGCCCCGGTGCGGAGCGCCGAGGAGGCGGCGGAGTTCATCGCCGAGCGGCGCGCGCTGCACCCCGGCGCCACCCACAACTGCACCGCCTACGTCGTCGGGCAGCGCCTGCAGAAGGGCGACGACGACGGCGAGCCGGGCGGGACGGCCGGCACGCCGATGGTGCAGGCCCTGGTGGGGCGCGGTTTCAACGACGTGGTCGCGGTGGTGACGCGCTACTTCGGCGGCGTGCTGCTGGGCGCGGGCGGCCTGGTCAGGGCGTACGGCTCGGCGGTGACCGAGACCCTCGATCGGGTCGAGCCGGTGCGGATGGTGCCCGCCAGGCTGGTGCGGGTGTCAGTGGGGCACGAGCTGGCCGGCCGGTTGGAGAACGACCTGCGGGTGTCGGCCTATCCGGTGCGGGAGGTGGCCTACGGGGACAAGGTGTCGTTCTCGGTCGCGGTGGGGCAGGACGAGGTGGCCGCGTTCACCGAGTGGGTGGCCACGCTGACGGCGGGCCGCGCGGTGGTCGGCCTGGGTGCGGAGATCCACGCCCCCGAGGGGTGA
- a CDS encoding SUKH-4 family immunity protein, which yields MELPRDLPRALSQAFHAVGLPWPDARLDHFDGVLAELGDRPEARRLRDHVRVLRKAQRVFFEHLRDLTDEHDGSGMRLIGHKDRPCVSEVREKWARTAAQMADYHEAVRTLTRQAIGGLRASSELPAVPDYLAGSRPAWLERRPERGIRDEPTAGRALAAEALLRWREDPYGPRICVVTGSPASGKTRLLAWFSHSTGWHWSGYPGPSEAAVWLRGMDVEAAVRELARQLRLDGDEPAAPDGPAHGDADPERALTGLARPLAALDRPVLVTLADPHRSADPGRTLTELIRPLVADPRVRLLVEFPDPTALRPYLTSSAELSGVPVFVLDLDDPRCTDRDAFTAWYAAERAGHSPFTADQVYPSPALAAIAARARGADPGPALPIAERVAGAWLDGLSPAARAAVGTLALALAPIGLYTWRLLHCGRHRDDPEAAARGVAEAAAHLPLAEPGLPAYAVDLPALAEAAAPPPEAHGELAAVMRGWPVSAELGPPEYARMHLAGHERMAGGPAGIAPLPLCRPPVRVTRELLESLYGAGGVIRLAADEIHPAITHEPTRRFLAEVGLPRNGVHEDGWTGDRLRCVKPMTEWWPEEDVRELRACAGLPGDLGAVFMLDYVHVGHLFLDGRTGLVYELCEGQGTARIANRDVESYAYFAYVIHRERALWCGKEAHLDAAYWCAEDLALELHTYEPQAMAGDESLWPLTLLDYTLLT from the coding sequence ATGGAGCTACCACGCGACCTCCCCCGAGCCCTCTCCCAGGCGTTTCACGCCGTCGGCCTGCCCTGGCCGGACGCCCGGCTGGACCACTTCGACGGGGTGCTGGCCGAGCTCGGCGACCGCCCCGAGGCGCGGCGGCTGCGCGACCACGTCCGCGTGCTGCGGAAGGCCCAGCGGGTGTTCTTCGAGCACCTGCGAGACCTCACCGACGAGCACGACGGCAGCGGCATGCGACTGATCGGGCACAAGGACCGGCCGTGCGTGAGCGAGGTGCGGGAGAAGTGGGCCAGGACCGCGGCGCAGATGGCGGACTACCACGAGGCCGTCAGGACCCTCACCCGGCAGGCCATCGGAGGGCTGCGCGCCTCCAGCGAGCTGCCCGCGGTTCCCGACTACCTCGCCGGATCCCGGCCCGCCTGGCTGGAGCGGCGGCCCGAGCGCGGCATCCGCGACGAGCCCACCGCCGGCCGCGCGCTCGCCGCCGAGGCGCTGCTGCGCTGGCGCGAGGACCCGTACGGGCCGCGGATCTGCGTCGTCACCGGCTCGCCCGCCTCGGGCAAGACCCGGCTGCTGGCCTGGTTCAGCCACTCCACCGGCTGGCACTGGTCAGGCTATCCGGGCCCGTCCGAGGCCGCCGTCTGGTTGCGCGGCATGGACGTCGAGGCGGCCGTACGCGAGCTGGCCCGGCAGCTCCGACTCGACGGCGACGAGCCTGCCGCCCCGGACGGGCCGGCGCACGGGGACGCCGACCCCGAGCGCGCCCTCACCGGCCTGGCCCGCCCGCTGGCCGCCCTCGACCGGCCCGTGCTCGTCACGCTCGCCGACCCGCACCGGAGCGCCGACCCCGGACGCACCCTCACCGAGCTGATCCGCCCCCTGGTCGCCGACCCGCGTGTCCGCCTGCTCGTGGAGTTCCCCGACCCCACCGCCCTGCGGCCCTACCTGACCAGCTCGGCCGAGCTTTCCGGCGTGCCGGTCTTCGTGCTGGACCTGGACGACCCGCGCTGTACCGACCGGGACGCCTTCACCGCGTGGTACGCGGCCGAGCGCGCCGGGCACTCCCCTTTCACTGCGGACCAGGTCTATCCCTCCCCGGCGCTCGCCGCCATCGCCGCCCGCGCCCGGGGCGCCGACCCGGGGCCGGCCCTGCCCATTGCGGAGCGGGTGGCGGGCGCCTGGCTGGACGGCCTGTCACCGGCAGCCCGCGCCGCCGTCGGCACGCTCGCCCTCGCCTTGGCCCCGATCGGCCTATACACCTGGCGGCTGCTGCACTGCGGCCGCCACCGCGACGACCCGGAGGCGGCCGCCCGCGGCGTGGCGGAGGCCGCCGCACACCTGCCCCTCGCCGAGCCAGGCCTGCCCGCGTATGCCGTGGACCTGCCCGCCCTGGCCGAGGCCGCGGCCCCGCCTCCCGAGGCACACGGCGAGCTGGCGGCCGTCATGCGCGGCTGGCCGGTCTCAGCGGAGCTGGGCCCTCCCGAGTACGCGCGCATGCACCTGGCCGGGCACGAACGCATGGCCGGCGGCCCGGCGGGCATCGCGCCGCTCCCGCTCTGCCGGCCCCCGGTCAGAGTCACGCGCGAGCTGCTGGAAAGCCTGTACGGCGCGGGCGGCGTCATCCGGTTGGCCGCGGACGAGATCCACCCCGCCATCACCCACGAGCCCACCCGCCGGTTCCTGGCCGAGGTCGGCCTGCCCAGAAACGGCGTGCACGAGGACGGCTGGACGGGCGACAGGCTGCGCTGCGTCAAGCCCATGACCGAATGGTGGCCCGAGGAGGACGTGCGGGAGCTGCGCGCCTGCGCCGGCCTGCCCGGCGACCTGGGCGCGGTGTTCATGCTCGACTATGTGCACGTCGGGCATCTCTTCCTGGACGGCAGGACCGGACTGGTCTACGAGTTGTGCGAAGGGCAGGGGACCGCCCGCATCGCCAACAGGGATGTCGAGTCGTACGCCTATTTCGCATACGTGATCCACCGGGAGCGCGCGCTGTGGTGCGGCAAGGAGGCGCACCTCGACGCGGCCTACTGGTGCGCCGAGGACCTCGCGCTGGAGCTGCACACCTACGAGCCGCAGGCAATGGCGGGCGACGAGTCGCTCTGGCCGTTGACCCTGCTCGACTACACCCTCCTGACGTAG
- a CDS encoding helix-turn-helix domain-containing protein, with translation MLEALVDPVRRQIVSELYAAGEDLSCGTIDLPVSKSTATHHFHVLREAGLIRQYYVGTSRMNALRRDEIDEAFPGLLQALVPERDRA, from the coding sequence GTGCTCGAGGCCCTGGTCGACCCGGTACGCCGCCAGATCGTCAGCGAGCTGTACGCCGCCGGCGAGGATCTCAGTTGCGGCACGATCGACCTGCCGGTCAGCAAGTCGACCGCCACTCACCACTTCCACGTGCTGCGCGAGGCGGGCCTGATCCGCCAGTACTACGTCGGCACCTCCCGCATGAACGCGCTGCGCCGCGACGAGATCGACGAAGCCTTCCCCGGACTCCTCCAAGCCCTGGTGCCCGAGCGCGATCGGGCATGA
- a CDS encoding zinc-dependent alcohol dehydrogenase family protein, whose translation MSEARRRGLRVADTDDKGRCVMVRTVRFHELGGPEVLRLEDVEVGEPGPGELVIRVEAIGLNRAEVLFRSGHYIEPVKEFPARLGTEAAGVVEAVGANVAGFEAGQPVSVIPAFSMNDYGVYAERVIVPASAVLRRPDGLGAVEGAAVWMPYLTAYGALVDVGGMRAGDTIVLTAASSSVGLAAIRIAHRVGAVPIATTRTRVKAERLRKAGAAEVIVTDEEDVAQRVLGLTAGRGAELVFDAIAGPGVVELAKAVAPGGTLLLYGALSGEVTPYPGFELGMPALNMRTYTVTHETTNDPERLRRAAAFVSSGLRSGAFEPAVDRVFDLDEIVEAHRYLEAGAQVGKIVVTV comes from the coding sequence TTGAGTGAGGCGCGGCGGCGCGGCCTGCGCGTCGCCGACACCGACGACAAGGGGCGATGCGTGATGGTCAGGACTGTGCGGTTCCACGAGCTCGGCGGGCCGGAGGTGCTGCGGCTGGAGGACGTGGAGGTCGGCGAGCCCGGCCCAGGTGAGCTGGTGATCCGGGTGGAGGCGATCGGCCTCAACCGCGCCGAGGTGCTGTTCCGCAGCGGCCACTACATCGAGCCGGTCAAGGAGTTCCCCGCGCGGCTCGGCACCGAGGCCGCGGGAGTGGTCGAGGCCGTCGGCGCGAACGTGGCGGGATTCGAGGCCGGCCAGCCGGTCAGCGTGATACCCGCGTTCTCGATGAACGACTACGGCGTCTACGCCGAGCGCGTGATCGTTCCCGCGTCCGCGGTGCTGCGCCGTCCCGACGGGCTCGGCGCGGTGGAGGGCGCGGCGGTGTGGATGCCGTACCTGACGGCCTACGGGGCGCTGGTGGACGTCGGCGGGATGCGTGCCGGGGACACCATCGTGCTGACCGCCGCCTCCAGCAGCGTGGGCCTGGCCGCGATCCGGATCGCCCACCGCGTCGGGGCGGTGCCCATCGCCACCACCCGTACCCGGGTCAAGGCGGAACGGCTCCGCAAGGCGGGGGCGGCCGAGGTGATCGTGACCGACGAGGAGGACGTCGCTCAGCGCGTGCTCGGCCTGACCGCAGGACGGGGCGCCGAACTGGTCTTCGACGCCATCGCCGGTCCTGGAGTGGTCGAGCTGGCCAAGGCGGTCGCTCCCGGCGGCACGCTCCTGTTGTACGGCGCGCTGAGCGGCGAGGTGACCCCCTATCCGGGGTTCGAGCTCGGCATGCCCGCGCTGAACATGCGCACCTACACCGTCACCCACGAGACGACCAACGATCCGGAGCGGCTGCGCCGGGCCGCGGCGTTCGTCTCCTCCGGCCTGCGTAGCGGCGCCTTCGAGCCCGCCGTGGACCGCGTCTTCGACCTGGACGAGATCGTCGAAGCGCACCGCTACCTGGAGGCGGGCGCCCAGGTGGGCAAGATCGTGGTCACCGTGTGA
- a CDS encoding epoxide hydrolase family protein, whose amino-acid sequence MEEKLLPQNDIRPFRLDIAQADLDDLRERLDRVRWPDEVPGLGWQYGVPLAHLRDLVDHWRTGYSWRAAEAELNTHPQFTTEIDGQNVHFLHVRSANPDALPLLITHGWPSSPVEYLDVIEALSADFTLVIPSLPGYGLSGPTREVGWGSTRIAKAWLELMSRLGYDRFGVQGGDWGTWISREVGVLAPERVVGMHGNGIICFPLGLPGELDDLSEVEQERMAFRERYLSEQYGYKLIQSARPQTFAYGMADSPVALLAWFTGVFHEWSDGEIPRDRLLTNVMLYWLTNTAGSAARSFVETPDTDQDTSVEWELKPATVPTAISVFPKDILRPIRRFAERDNNVVSWVEHERGGTFAALEQPERYVADVRAFFTSLS is encoded by the coding sequence ATGGAGGAGAAGCTCTTGCCGCAGAACGACATCCGGCCCTTCCGTCTCGACATCGCCCAGGCCGACCTGGACGACCTGCGCGAGCGGCTCGACAGGGTCCGCTGGCCCGACGAGGTCCCTGGGCTGGGCTGGCAGTACGGCGTGCCCCTGGCTCACCTGCGCGACCTCGTCGACCACTGGCGCACCGGCTACTCCTGGCGCGCGGCCGAGGCCGAGCTCAACACCCACCCACAGTTCACCACCGAGATCGACGGGCAGAACGTCCACTTCCTGCACGTCCGCTCGGCCAACCCCGACGCCCTGCCGCTGCTCATCACGCATGGCTGGCCCAGCTCGCCCGTGGAGTACCTCGACGTGATCGAGGCCCTGTCGGCCGACTTTACGCTGGTCATCCCCTCGCTGCCCGGCTACGGGCTGTCGGGTCCGACCCGTGAGGTCGGCTGGGGCTCCACCCGCATCGCCAAGGCGTGGCTGGAGCTGATGAGCAGACTTGGCTACGACCGCTTCGGCGTGCAGGGCGGCGACTGGGGCACCTGGATCTCCCGCGAGGTCGGCGTGCTGGCCCCCGAGCGCGTCGTCGGCATGCACGGCAACGGCATCATCTGCTTCCCGCTGGGCCTGCCGGGCGAGCTCGACGACCTCAGCGAGGTCGAGCAGGAGCGCATGGCCTTCCGCGAGCGCTACCTGAGCGAGCAGTACGGCTACAAGCTCATCCAGTCCGCCCGCCCGCAGACCTTCGCGTACGGCATGGCCGACTCCCCCGTCGCCCTGCTGGCCTGGTTCACCGGCGTCTTCCACGAGTGGAGCGACGGCGAGATCCCGCGCGACCGCCTGCTGACGAACGTGATGCTCTACTGGCTGACCAACACCGCGGGCTCGGCGGCCCGCTCCTTCGTCGAGACGCCCGACACCGACCAGGACACCTCGGTGGAGTGGGAGCTCAAGCCCGCGACCGTCCCCACCGCGATCTCGGTGTTCCCCAAGGACATCCTGCGGCCGATCCGCAGGTTCGCCGAACGGGACAACAACGTGGTGAGCTGGGTGGAGCACGAGCGCGGCGGCACCTTCGCCGCGCTCGAACAGCCCGAGCGGTACGTCGCCGACGTCCGGGCGTTCTTCACCTCCCTCTCCTGA
- a CDS encoding DinB family protein, with protein MTWTAPEITRTGGSLVAGERDMLVGYLAWHRDTLLHKCAGLTGEQLAERSVPPSDLSLLGLIRHMAEVERTWFRRRFAGQPIEAIHQDGGPGADFGWLDPAGAAQDHARLVEEWRLADEAVRDASLDDTFTHGGREHSLRLVYLHLITEYARHNGHADLLRERVDGVKGE; from the coding sequence GTGACATGGACAGCACCTGAGATCACCCGCACCGGCGGCTCGCTCGTGGCGGGCGAGCGCGACATGCTCGTCGGCTATCTCGCCTGGCACCGCGACACCCTGCTGCACAAGTGCGCGGGCCTGACCGGCGAACAGCTGGCCGAACGGTCCGTGCCGCCGTCGGACCTGTCGCTGCTCGGGCTGATCCGCCACATGGCCGAGGTCGAGCGCACCTGGTTCCGCAGGCGCTTCGCCGGCCAGCCGATCGAGGCGATCCACCAGGACGGCGGGCCCGGCGCCGACTTCGGGTGGCTCGATCCGGCGGGCGCGGCGCAGGACCACGCCCGCCTGGTCGAGGAGTGGCGGCTGGCCGACGAGGCCGTGCGCGACGCGAGTCTCGACGACACCTTCACCCACGGCGGCAGGGAGCACTCGCTGCGGCTGGTGTACCTGCACCTGATCACGGAGTACGCCCGCCACAACGGCCACGCGGACCTGCTGCGAGAGCGCGTGGACGGGGTGAAGGGCGAGTAG
- a CDS encoding alpha/beta fold hydrolase — translation MRETVFDRLGLREVTMVCHDRGGLLGLRLLAEHPDRFRRVVATNTVLHTGDQGDMGPFYVQWLQDSQRVRPFSAGQVVATGTVTDLDPAVVAAYDAPFPEEEYVQGARRFPLLIPITPEDEAAPANRKAWEVLEGLRTPFLCDFSDRDFVLGRAHTAFRERVPGAQGQPHTTITGGGHFVQEDQGPRLAAVVDDFIRTDTR, via the coding sequence CTGCGCGAGACCGTCTTCGACCGGCTCGGCCTGCGGGAGGTGACGATGGTCTGCCACGACCGGGGCGGCCTGCTCGGGCTGCGGCTGCTGGCCGAGCACCCGGACAGGTTCCGCCGCGTCGTGGCGACCAACACCGTCCTGCACACCGGCGACCAGGGCGACATGGGGCCCTTCTACGTCCAGTGGCTGCAGGACAGCCAGCGGGTCCGGCCGTTCAGCGCCGGGCAGGTCGTGGCGACCGGCACCGTCACCGACCTCGATCCCGCCGTCGTCGCCGCCTACGACGCGCCCTTCCCCGAGGAGGAGTACGTGCAGGGCGCGCGCCGCTTCCCGCTGCTGATCCCCATCACCCCCGAGGACGAGGCCGCGCCCGCCAACCGGAAGGCGTGGGAGGTGCTGGAGGGGCTGCGGACCCCGTTCCTGTGCGACTTCAGCGACAGGGACTTCGTGCTCGGCCGGGCGCACACCGCCTTCCGCGAGCGCGTACCCGGCGCGCAGGGCCAGCCGCACACCACGATCACGGGCGGCGGGCACTTCGTCCAGGAGGACCAGGGGCCCCGCCTGGCGGCGGTCGTCGACGACTTCATCAGGACGGACACCCGATGA
- a CDS encoding alpha/beta fold hydrolase, translated as MNILRTPDDRFENLPDFPFEPHHIELGDGIRVHYLDERPERPSGETVLLHGEPTWSYLYRHVIPPLVAAGHRCVAPDLVGFGRSDKPADPLATPTRAMSTGCARPSSTGSACGR; from the coding sequence ATGAACATCCTTCGTACACCGGACGACCGGTTCGAGAACCTGCCCGACTTCCCTTTCGAGCCGCACCACATCGAACTCGGCGACGGCATCAGAGTCCACTACCTCGACGAGCGTCCCGAGCGCCCCTCGGGTGAGACGGTGCTGCTGCACGGCGAGCCCACGTGGAGTTACCTGTACCGGCACGTCATCCCGCCACTGGTCGCGGCGGGCCACCGGTGCGTGGCGCCCGACCTGGTCGGGTTCGGCCGCTCGGACAAGCCCGCCGACCCGCTCGCTACACCTACCAGAGCCATGTCGACTGGCTGCGCGAGACCGTCTTCGACCGGCTCGGCCTGCGGGAGGTGA
- a CDS encoding RNA polymerase sigma factor: MTDELLVVRCQLGEREALAELVRAWHDPVWTYVRRMLDHGDADDVAQEVWLAVVRGLPRLREPGRFAPWLFTIARRAVTNRLREEYGRQETTTASGQVTEHADEQVVEDRAEVMADRAALVAGLSGLPLVEREILVLFYLEDLSIEDCAQICAIPVGTVKSRLSRARRLLREQLGERGTR, from the coding sequence GTGACTGACGAACTGCTGGTGGTGCGGTGCCAGCTCGGAGAGCGCGAGGCGCTCGCCGAGCTGGTGCGCGCATGGCACGACCCGGTGTGGACCTACGTGCGGCGCATGCTCGACCACGGCGACGCCGACGACGTGGCCCAGGAGGTGTGGCTGGCCGTGGTGCGCGGCCTTCCCAGGCTCCGGGAGCCTGGAAGGTTCGCGCCGTGGCTGTTCACGATCGCGCGCCGCGCGGTGACCAACAGGCTGCGCGAGGAGTACGGCAGGCAGGAGACGACCACGGCGTCCGGCCAGGTCACCGAGCACGCGGACGAGCAGGTGGTCGAGGACAGGGCCGAGGTGATGGCGGACAGGGCCGCGCTGGTCGCGGGGCTGTCCGGGCTGCCCTTGGTCGAGAGGGAGATCCTCGTGCTGTTCTACCTGGAGGACCTGTCGATCGAGGACTGCGCGCAGATCTGCGCCATCCCGGTCGGAACGGTGAAGTCGCGCCTGTCACGGGCCAGGCGCCTGCTGAGGGAACAACTGGGTGAGAGGGGAACGCGATGA
- a CDS encoding TetR/AcrR family transcriptional regulator, which yields MNGTARARQREETRRTLVRESRRLFAAHGYGAVGLAEIVRAAGVTKGALYHHFDSKAALFRAVVEQVQQEVGERVAAGADAKADPWDQLVAGCEAFLAAGADPEVQQIMLIDGPAVLGWNEWRAMDEAASARHLAEALAALAESGVIARQPLEPLTHLLSGAMNEAALWLASSTGPNDLADTQAALVRMLESLRVRS from the coding sequence GTGAACGGGACGGCGAGAGCGCGGCAGCGCGAGGAGACCAGGCGGACACTTGTACGCGAGAGCAGGCGGTTGTTCGCCGCCCACGGCTACGGCGCCGTCGGCCTGGCGGAGATCGTGCGCGCGGCGGGGGTCACCAAGGGCGCGCTCTACCATCACTTCGACAGCAAGGCGGCGCTGTTTCGCGCGGTGGTGGAGCAGGTGCAGCAGGAGGTGGGCGAGCGGGTGGCCGCGGGGGCCGACGCCAAGGCGGATCCGTGGGATCAGCTCGTCGCCGGCTGCGAGGCCTTTCTGGCCGCGGGGGCCGATCCCGAGGTGCAGCAGATCATGCTCATCGACGGCCCCGCCGTCCTGGGCTGGAACGAGTGGCGGGCGATGGACGAGGCCGCCTCCGCCCGCCACCTGGCCGAGGCGCTCGCCGCGCTGGCCGAGTCGGGAGTCATCGCCAGGCAGCCGCTCGAGCCGCTGACCCACCTGCTGTCGGGCGCGATGAACGAGGCGGCGCTGTGGCTGGCCTCCTCGACGGGCCCGAACGACCTGGCCGACACCCAGGCCGCTCTCGTGCGAATGCTGGAGTCGCTGCGCGTGCGTTCCTGA
- a CDS encoding VOC family protein, whose product MTLTSFYPVICTTRLKESHDFYTHLMGFETTFEADWYVSLRRGPYELALLDPSHPTLPERYLGRAAQGLLLNFEVEDVDAEWERLVVREGLPAELELRSEDFGQRHFIVADPNGVLIDVITPIPPQGEYIEQYVNPADAQ is encoded by the coding sequence ATGACGCTGACCAGCTTCTATCCGGTTATCTGCACCACCCGTCTCAAGGAGTCGCACGACTTCTACACCCACCTGATGGGCTTCGAGACGACCTTCGAGGCCGACTGGTACGTGAGCCTGCGCCGCGGGCCGTACGAGCTGGCCCTGCTCGACCCGAGCCACCCCACGCTCCCCGAGCGCTACCTCGGCAGGGCCGCGCAGGGGCTGCTGCTCAACTTCGAGGTCGAGGACGTCGACGCCGAGTGGGAGCGGCTGGTGGTGCGCGAGGGCCTGCCCGCCGAGCTGGAGCTGCGCAGCGAGGACTTCGGGCAGCGCCACTTCATCGTGGCCGACCCCAACGGCGTCCTGATCGACGTCATCACCCCCATCCCGCCGCAGGGCGAGTACATCGAGCAGTACGTCAACCCGGCAGACGCACAGTGA